One Mangrovimonas cancribranchiae DNA segment encodes these proteins:
- a CDS encoding formimidoylglutamase, which yields MDKLVLFNNSIKKQFINKRASETKFGESISTINDVCNIYEALNNLDVSYVIIGLPEDVGVFANHGIPGTRNAFEATIKVLLNIQDNDYTFAENVLILGHLNFDAELEKLSKLNPKKKKDFVKARKLTAEIDKHVTKLVHSIVKANKIPIIIGGGHNNAYGNIKGTSLALNKPINIVNFDAHTDFRKEEGRHSGNGFTYAFNEGFLNKYFIFGLHENYTSKDIFKRLDKNDQLDYNSFEAIQIRKELKFNTEIKKAQNFICEDYFGIEIDCDAIQGISSSAMSPTGFSITKTRRFIHKFAKNKNAKYIHICEAAPTTKNSAQIGKLITTLITDFMRGHES from the coding sequence TCCACAATTAACGACGTTTGCAATATATACGAAGCACTTAACAATTTAGACGTTTCATATGTTATAATTGGATTACCTGAAGATGTAGGTGTTTTTGCAAACCACGGTATTCCGGGTACTCGCAATGCTTTTGAAGCGACCATTAAAGTTTTGTTAAACATCCAAGACAACGATTATACATTTGCAGAGAACGTCTTGATTTTAGGGCATTTAAATTTTGACGCAGAACTTGAGAAACTTTCCAAATTAAATCCTAAAAAAAAGAAAGACTTTGTTAAAGCTAGAAAGCTTACAGCTGAAATAGATAAGCATGTTACGAAATTAGTACACAGCATTGTTAAGGCAAATAAAATTCCTATTATAATTGGTGGCGGACATAATAACGCCTACGGTAACATAAAAGGAACATCTCTAGCCTTAAATAAACCTATTAACATTGTTAACTTTGATGCTCATACCGATTTTAGAAAAGAAGAAGGAAGACATAGCGGTAATGGCTTTACGTATGCTTTTAATGAAGGATTCTTAAATAAATACTTCATCTTTGGTCTTCATGAAAACTATACATCTAAAGATATTTTTAAACGTTTAGATAAAAATGACCAACTTGATTATAACAGCTTTGAAGCTATACAAATTAGAAAAGAATTAAAATTTAACACCGAAATTAAAAAAGCTCAAAATTTTATTTGTGAAGATTATTTTGGTATTGAAATAGATTGCGATGCAATTCAAGGAATTTCCAGTAGCGCAATGTCTCCTACTGGGTTTAGTATTACCAAAACAAGACGTTTTATACACAAGTTTGCTAAAAATAAAAATGCTAAATATATCCATATTTGTGAGGCTGCACCAACAACAAAAAATAGTGCACAAATAGGAAAACTAATTACCACCTTAATAACAGATTTTATGAGAGGACATGAATCTTAA